The proteins below are encoded in one region of Borrelia duttonii Ly:
- a CDS encoding penicillin-binding protein — translation MNKNFASSLRLNIILIIFLIITLLTIYQYFILMFSKNMQHFPQKINHISRRGNIYDRNGKIIAFSSKSYSVGTDPRKIKNIVNTSETLGAILKIDPQTIKQKLLSKKGFQYIKRQITKEESELIKRIQSEGRLKDIILYPDYKRIYPFKELTSNITGFVGIDNIGLTGIEFSLNSILNEDFTKQQSINDKLSTNNIYLTIDIDLQNNINQIAKKYFQENKPENMITIVMDAKNGEILSMLQFPQYDANYYSQYSKEIWNNFSTSLTYEPGSINKIFTVAILLDSGLLKPNEKFLDNGIYQKKFKSGETIIIKTLNPPYDYIDLSGILLYSSNVGIAHITDKINNEYFYNKLIDFGFGERVGFPFPGETKGILNHHSKWSGRSKATIGFGQEIGVSAIQILQAASVLSNKGIMLKPKIIKKIINEMQDTIQEFPKEEIKKVISEHTAQKVLKLMREVVNKGGIPKLKTKNLSISAKSGTSQVIDQNTGKYSNEDYTSSILVIYPTEDPKYIIYVVYRYPKKIIYGTRIAAPMAKEIINLIEQKNNKEEYNKIKISSKISIPKPIIKHNIKETLPNLKGLSKRDLMKILKDYINIKINIKGNGFVYKQSHSPNTKLKDIKELEIILQ, via the coding sequence ATGAATAAAAATTTTGCTAGTAGCTTAAGATTAAACATCATACTGATAATTTTTCTCATAATAACACTGTTAACAATCTATCAATATTTCATACTAATGTTTTCAAAAAATATGCAACATTTTCCTCAAAAAATAAATCATATATCAAGAAGGGGTAACATTTATGATAGAAATGGCAAAATAATAGCTTTCTCTTCAAAATCATATTCAGTAGGAACAGATCCAAGAAAAATAAAAAATATTGTAAACACGTCAGAAACTCTTGGGGCAATATTAAAAATTGATCCTCAAACAATAAAACAAAAACTGTTGTCAAAAAAAGGATTTCAGTATATAAAACGACAAATAACAAAAGAAGAATCAGAACTAATCAAAAGAATTCAATCAGAAGGAAGACTAAAAGATATCATACTTTATCCAGATTATAAAAGAATTTATCCATTTAAAGAATTGACAAGCAATATTACAGGATTTGTAGGTATTGATAATATTGGACTTACAGGTATTGAATTTTCTCTAAACTCCATATTAAACGAAGATTTTACAAAACAACAATCTATAAATGACAAACTAAGTACAAACAATATTTACCTAACAATAGACATAGATCTTCAAAACAATATAAATCAAATAGCCAAAAAATATTTTCAAGAAAATAAACCTGAAAATATGATTACAATAGTAATGGATGCTAAGAATGGAGAAATTTTATCAATGCTTCAATTTCCACAATATGATGCCAATTATTATTCACAATATTCTAAAGAGATATGGAACAACTTTTCAACATCACTAACCTATGAACCTGGAAGTATTAATAAAATATTTACAGTAGCTATTCTATTAGATAGTGGACTATTAAAACCAAACGAAAAATTTTTAGATAACGGTATATATCAAAAAAAATTCAAATCAGGAGAAACAATTATAATTAAAACATTAAATCCTCCTTATGATTATATTGATCTTAGTGGAATTTTACTTTATTCCTCTAATGTAGGAATAGCTCATATTACAGACAAAATCAATAATGAATATTTCTATAACAAACTAATAGATTTTGGTTTTGGAGAAAGAGTTGGATTCCCTTTCCCCGGAGAAACAAAAGGCATCTTAAATCATCATTCAAAATGGTCAGGACGAAGCAAAGCCACAATTGGGTTTGGACAAGAAATAGGGGTTTCTGCTATTCAAATATTACAAGCTGCTAGCGTATTGAGTAACAAAGGAATCATGTTAAAACCAAAAATCATAAAAAAAATAATCAATGAAATGCAAGATACAATTCAAGAATTTCCTAAAGAAGAAATTAAAAAAGTAATATCTGAACACACAGCACAAAAAGTTTTAAAATTGATGAGAGAAGTTGTAAATAAAGGAGGCATACCAAAACTTAAGACAAAAAACTTAAGCATTTCAGCCAAAAGTGGAACTTCCCAAGTAATAGATCAAAATACAGGTAAATATTCAAATGAAGATTATACATCTTCAATACTCGTAATATATCCTACAGAAGATCCAAAATATATTATTTATGTCGTATACAGATACCCTAAAAAAATCATATATGGAACAAGAATCGCTGCACCAATGGCTAAAGAAATAATAAATTTAATTGAACAGAAAAACAATAAAGAAGAATACAACAAAATTAAAATTTCTTCAAAAATCAGTATACCAAAACCTATAATAAAACATAACATAAAAGAAACTTTGCCAAACCTCAAGGGACTCTCTAAAAGAGACTTAATGAAAATTTTAAAAGACTATATAAATATAAAAATAAATATTAAAGGAAATGGCTTTGTATACAAACAGTCTCATTCACCTAACACAAAATTAAAAGATATAAAAGAACTTGAGATAATATTACAATAA